In the genome of Odocoileus virginianus isolate 20LAN1187 ecotype Illinois chromosome 17, Ovbor_1.2, whole genome shotgun sequence, the window TATTAGAAAGTTCTTTAAAGAAGGGaacaaagaaaagattttttaaattttaaaatatttttaagacctTTAAAATAAGAGAGTATGAGACAAATAAAtttagatgaaaatgaaattgaCATAGAAACAGCAAACAGAAGTGAATAAGGAACACTACATGATTGTACTTGGCATTTTAGGCAGAATTGacaacatttcagaaaataaatgagcAGTATTCAGGACAACCCTGAAATTGTCTCGATCTCTCCAGGTGGATTATTTGACAGCTTTCCTTGGAGATATGAACATTAGATATGTGGTCTTCCTTCTTCTGAGCTCCAATGTTCTGGTTACACCACCTTTTGCCTTTTGCTCCCTTGAGATATTGTAACTTCTTGCAGTTTTTCCTCTGGGTTAGCtcggcattttcttttttcatctttagtCTCTTTTAGGATATActaatatattaatactatatatCCACTtgcagtagtcgtgtatggatgtgatagttggaccataaagatggctgagtgtcaaagaattgatgctttcggactgtggcattggagaagactattgagagtcccttggactgcaaagagatcaaagcagtcaatcctaaaggaaatcaaccctgaatactcattggaaggactaatgctgaagcagaagctccaatatcttggtcacctgatgcaaatagccgaCTCATGGGGAAAGAttttaatgctgggaaagattgagggcaaaaggagaagagggcagcagaagatgagatggttggataggatCTCTGACTAAAtggaaatgctgctgctgctgctgctaagtcacttgagtcgtgtccgactctgtgtgaccccatagacggcaacccaccaggctccccagtccctgggattctctaggcaagaatactggagtgggttgccatttccttctccaatgcatgagagtgaaaagtaaatggaaatgaacttgggcaaactccaggagataatgagggacagggaggactgatgtgctgcagtttatggggttgcaaagagtcagacacaacttagcaactgaacagcaacaatctaATTCCCTGTATTaaatcttctttttattttatttttttatgaagcaTGTTAATTTCtaaaccacttttaaaaaatttttattagttgaaggctaattactttacaatattgtagtggtttttgccatacattgacatgagtcagccacggatttacatgtgttccccatcctgaacccccctcccacctccctcccgatCCCATcccctgggtcatcccagtgcaccagccctgagcacttgtctcatgcatccaacctggactttcatatagggttatcattaccatctttctaaattccatatatatgcattagtatactgtattggtacacttgctattcatttttaatttaactttttattggagtatagttgatttacaatattgtattagtttcagcaaaatacatactcttttttatttaagattcttttaacatataggccattatagagtaCTGACTAGAGttcactgtgctgtacaataaGTTCTTCATAgttagctgttttttaaaaaaattatttccttgattGTGCTGGGCCTTTTGTTTCTGTGAGGGCTCTGTGCTGGTTGCAGCGCATGCAACGCTCCACTttcggtgtgtgggcttctcattgcagtggcttctcttgctgcagagctcTAGAGCACTCAGCCTtcggtagttgtggtgcgtgggctcagcagttgtggcttccgggccctagagcacaggctcaatagttatggcaTACTGgtttagctgctccgcagcatgtgagatcttcctgggtcagggattaaacccgtatctcctgcattggcaggtggactctttaccaatgAACCACAGGGGATCCcctggttttctattttatatgtagtaatatGTATATGCCagccccaatctcccagtttgtcCCTCCTTCCTTATCCTCTGTtaaccatgtttgttctctacatccgTGACTctagttctgttttgtaaataagttcatttatacgattttttgagattccacatcgAAGTGATATCAACCATTTTGTGGCAGGTAAATCTTCTAATTATACATACCTGTTATGATTTCTGTCCCCAGAGTGAGTCCTTTTTGACACTCGAGGTACATAATGGATGCAATATCCACTATGATTACATATAATCATGATTATATTACAGTTTAGAGACTAATAgcttcatatattttgctttCCACCAGTATTCATTGGATGCACTTTATATGACCAAGACTGTGAAAGGTATGGTGATACGTTAAGACAGCTCCTGCCTTAAGAGGCTTGCAAACAGTAGAGGTGATTAAATGTAGTAATCTAATAATTagcataattatttaaaaaatctaatgaCATGTGAATAGTGATTTATAGCCTTCATAGTCGGAACCATAGTGATCCTTGCAGCTTATGACAGTGACTGGGCAGGTATTATTATTCTTTACATGTGATGTAGAGGCTGGACCTCAGTCTTTCTCACTTTTCCTCTCACAGTTGTTTAATTGGGACAGGAACCCAATATTCCTgccaaagcaaaatgaaatgtaCAAAGTGGTGATTTGAGTAACGTGGTTCATAACTGTTACAAGATTTCTGAGAGGAGGAATTTCCAGAAGGAAAGATGTAGGCAGCTTTTTGGAGGGGAAAACGTTGGGGATGGGTCTCCAGGTATACCCTAACTGGTGACTGCAGTCTTCAGTGTATGAGCTCATGTTGGATGTGAGGGCGTTCCCTTGCTGAAGAGTTTCCCCAGGGCAGCTTTCATGACCCTATTTCTCAGAGTATAGATGAAAGGATTTAACATTGGGGTCACTGCGATATACATCACGGTTATCACAGCGTCCTTTAGGCTATAACTAGTCAGAGGGCGGAAATACATGCCCATGACTGTCCCATAATACAGAGAAACAACTGTGAGGTGGGAACCACATGTGGAGAAGGCTTTGAGCACACCTTTAGCAGAGGGAACCCGTAAAACTGTGGAAAAGACCCAAACATAAGAGATGACAATACATAGTAATGGCACAGAGAAGACAGCAACTCCCAGGTACATCATCTTCACGTTAAAGTGGATGTCAGAACAGGACAACTTGAGCAAAGAGGCAATGTCACAGTAGAAGTTGGCCACTTCCTGGTTTCCACAGAAGGACAGGCTAGCTGTGAGCAGAGTGTGGGGGAGGGCATTGCCATTTCCAACCACCCAAGACCCAATGACTAGCAGGACACAGGTCCGTGGGCTCATAATTTTTGTGTAATGAAGTGGACGGGTGATGGCCATAGCTCGATCATAGGCCATAGCAGCTAGGATGTAACTATCTGTGTTAGCCGAGGCAATCATGAAATACATCTGTGTTAGGCATCCTCCAAAGGAGATGGCTTTGTTGCCCAGGAGGTGGTTGGCCAGCATCTTAGGGATGGTTACAGAGGAGAAGAAGATGTCAACAAAGGAGAGGTTGGCAAGGAGAAAATACATGGGGTTGTGGAGGCGAATATCGAAGTGAATGGCCAAgatgatgagcaggtttccaATCAGTGTGATGGGGTAAATGAACAAGAAAAGGACGAAGAAGAAGTCTTCCTGTTCCTGATGACTACTAACTCCTAGGAGGAATAAATCCGGAACAGAGGAATAGTTTTCTTCTCTCATAGGTCCTTTGTTAgcaagggaagagaagaaaccaGAATTTTTAGTGAAGTACTGTGTCTAATATATCTTTATTCACCACACTGAATTGCCTGTGTTTATACTTGCGTATGCTAAATTCAGAGATAATTAATATTTGGGGGAAATGATCCCTTTTCATTAATCTAATTGTCAGAGAGCCTTTGACACATGCTAAGAAGATCAGTGATGCCCATCTGCCTGATTAAAAACCTTTGATTTAATCATTTAACAATTAAATTTCAATTTGTGTGTGCTAGATACTTTGTAAGGCCTTGTGGAAAAACCATGAACCTGTCGAAAATATGGTTGTCTATTTATTTACTCGACATATATGACATAGTCTCTGCTCTTAGGGACCTTATAGCTTCATGGAGAATCCTAAATGTCACAGGATTATTGTACATGAGAGGAAAAGGACAGCATTTTAGAGTATTGAAGAAAGAACTTCAGTACAAAGAATGTGTTGTACATGGAGTATCCTGAATAATTAGAAACTGTTCTACTGGCTGATCCCAGAGCCCAGGTGGTATCAGGTGTCTGCACTGGTGTTAGAAGGTTGTAAATCAAAAgacgggcttcctaggtgactcagtcgtaaagaattcacctgccgatgcaggagatgcaggagacgcagtttcaatccctgggtggagaagatctcctggaataggaaatggcaacccactccaatgttcttgcctggaaaattccatggacagaggcgcctggtgggctacagttcatggggttgcaaacagtcagacgtgactgaacaa includes:
- the LOC110124848 gene encoding olfactory receptor 1A1-like; its protein translation is MREENYSSVPDLFLLGVSSHQEQEDFFFVLFLFIYPITLIGNLLIILAIHFDIRLHNPMYFLLANLSFVDIFFSSVTIPKMLANHLLGNKAISFGGCLTQMYFMIASANTDSYILAAMAYDRAMAITRPLHYTKIMSPRTCVLLVIGSWVVGNGNALPHTLLTASLSFCGNQEVANFYCDIASLLKLSCSDIHFNVKMMYLGVAVFSVPLLCIVISYVWVFSTVLRVPSAKGVLKAFSTCGSHLTVVSLYYGTVMGMYFRPLTSYSLKDAVITVMYIAVTPMLNPFIYTLRNRVMKAALGKLFSKGTPSHPT